One stretch of Cetobacterium sp. NK01 DNA includes these proteins:
- a CDS encoding class I SAM-dependent methyltransferase — protein sequence MKLKKLINYKENTINFFNKMSNKKHGDSFKHYDNVINWIKKFPMNTLLDLGTGKGDLIEKIIIVFSKNNKNLNLIGIDISPKMIEQANKKNLLAEFKVGDSENIEFKDSYFDIITCINSFHHYSNPEKAISEIQRTLKPNGIIILGEIWLPIFLRNLVNFILPFLKTGDYKIYSAKEIEKIFSNQNIKLLEKKYIFPTNYTYLFKKLK from the coding sequence TTGAAATTAAAAAAACTTATAAATTATAAAGAGAATACAATTAATTTTTTTAATAAAATGTCTAATAAAAAACATGGAGATTCATTTAAACATTATGATAATGTTATTAATTGGATAAAAAAATTCCCCATGAATACACTTTTAGATTTAGGAACTGGAAAAGGAGATTTAATAGAAAAAATAATAATAGTTTTTTCAAAAAATAATAAAAATTTAAATTTAATAGGTATTGATATATCTCCTAAAATGATTGAACAGGCTAATAAAAAAAATCTTTTAGCTGAATTTAAAGTTGGAGATAGTGAAAATATAGAATTTAAAGATTCTTATTTTGATATTATAACTTGCATAAATTCATTTCACCATTATTCTAATCCAGAAAAAGCTATTTCTGAGATACAGCGAACTTTAAAACCAAACGGTATTATTATTTTAGGAGAAATTTGGCTTCCAATTTTTCTAAGAAATTTAGTTAATTTTATATTACCCTTTTTAAAAACAGGAGATTATAAAATTTATTCAGCTAAAGAAATTGAAAAAATTTTTTCTAATCAGAATATTAAATTATTAGAAAAAAAGTATATTTTTCCAACTAACTATACTTATTTATTTAAAAAGCTGAAATAA
- a CDS encoding S66 peptidase family protein, with protein sequence MLKLKKGDIIGYYSPSSPVTFFAPRRYERAIEFLQQKGFKLLAGNLTGKNQGYRSGNILERASELNTLIENKDIKCIISTIGGNNSNSILPYINYEEIKKNPKIFIGYSDVTAILLAIYAKTGIITYYGPALVSSFGEFPPLVEETFSYFSNILVENIKFPYLLKTPEQFTDEFINWEDQKKCKKMYKNNLITVIPGKISGRLIGGNLNTIYGIWGSEYMPEIKSGDILFIEDSLKTAADIERSFSFLKLNKVFDKISGVILGKHELFNNQNSNKRPYEILLEVLGDKKIPFLAEFDCSHTHPMLTLPIGSQVELDATNKRVTLLSF encoded by the coding sequence ATGCTTAAATTAAAAAAAGGAGATATAATTGGCTATTATTCACCATCTTCGCCAGTTACTTTTTTTGCTCCTAGAAGATATGAACGGGCTATAGAATTTTTACAACAAAAAGGATTTAAACTATTAGCAGGAAATCTTACTGGAAAAAATCAAGGTTATAGATCAGGAAACATACTGGAAAGAGCTAGTGAATTAAATACTCTTATTGAAAATAAAGATATAAAATGTATAATATCAACAATTGGTGGAAATAATTCTAACTCCATTTTGCCTTATATAAATTATGAAGAAATTAAAAAAAATCCAAAAATATTTATAGGATATTCAGATGTAACTGCTATTTTATTAGCCATTTATGCAAAAACAGGGATTATAACTTATTATGGTCCTGCTTTAGTTTCTAGTTTTGGTGAATTTCCTCCTTTAGTTGAGGAGACTTTTTCTTACTTTTCAAATATTTTAGTAGAAAATATAAAATTTCCTTATCTATTAAAAACTCCGGAACAATTTACAGATGAATTTATAAATTGGGAGGATCAAAAAAAATGCAAAAAAATGTATAAAAATAATTTAATAACAGTTATTCCTGGAAAAATCTCTGGAAGACTTATTGGTGGAAATTTAAATACTATTTATGGAATTTGGGGAAGTGAATATATGCCTGAAATAAAAAGTGGAGATATATTATTTATTGAAGATTCTTTAAAAACTGCTGCTGATATTGAACGAAGTTTTTCATTTTTAAAATTAAATAAAGTTTTTGATAAAATAAGTGGAGTTATTTTAGGAAAACATGAACTATTTAATAATCAAAATAGCAATAAAAGGCCTTATGAGATTTTATTAGAAGTTCTTGGTGATAAAAAAATACCTTTTTTAGCTGAATTTGATTGTTCACATACTCATCCTATGTTAACGCTACCAATTGGTTCTCAAGTTGAATTAGATGCTACAAATAAAAGAGTTACATTGTTAAGTTTTTAA
- a CDS encoding helix-turn-helix domain-containing protein, with translation MEISEKIKNLRKDRNLSIKELSEKTGLSVGFISNLERNINSPSIANLQLICKVLDISLIDLLKEEKEPVTILKSENRTLLFTSNKEGTKYYNLIPDNYELNGSCVIISPKHTSENIRWSHSHDEVGIIIEGELEINLSNKKIYKLKKGDSIYIKKNTPHKYRNPGSVPAITHWFSIKK, from the coding sequence ATGGAAATATCAGAAAAAATAAAAAATTTAAGAAAAGATCGTAATTTATCTATTAAAGAACTTTCTGAAAAAACAGGTCTTTCTGTTGGTTTTATTAGTAATTTAGAAAGAAATATTAATAGTCCATCAATAGCTAATCTTCAACTTATTTGTAAAGTATTAGATATAAGCTTAATTGATCTCTTAAAAGAAGAAAAAGAGCCTGTAACTATATTAAAATCAGAAAATAGAACACTACTTTTCACTTCAAATAAAGAGGGAACTAAATATTATAATTTAATTCCTGATAATTATGAACTTAATGGTAGTTGTGTTATTATAAGTCCTAAGCACACCTCTGAAAATATAAGATGGAGCCATTCACATGATGAGGTTGGAATTATTATTGAGGGAGAATTAGAAATAAATCTTTCAAATAAAAAAATCTATAAATTAAAAAAAGGAGATTCAATTTATATAAAGAAAAATACACCTCATAAATATCGTAATCCTGGATCTGTTCCTGCTATTACTCATTGGTTTTCTATAAAAAAATAA
- a CDS encoding polysaccharide deacetylase family protein, protein MNKLFIILCIFFSIYFQCFSTVKIFSHGDKNDKKIALTFDDGPNDSSLPKVLNLLKENNIKATFFFIGKDIPSKKKEVERAYKEEHLILNHSYSHGNFGNSSKEAVRTEIKETNDIIKEILGVEPALYRPPYGIITENVKKAVEELDMNIVLWNVDGEDWNAKRKLDEVITTQEKETKNGSIILMHTQPDKTTSYEALKKLIPYYKNKGFEFVNLEELLNIKAYK, encoded by the coding sequence ATGAATAAATTATTTATAATTTTATGTATATTTTTTTCAATATATTTTCAATGTTTTTCTACAGTTAAGATTTTTTCTCATGGAGATAAAAATGATAAAAAAATAGCTTTAACTTTTGATGATGGTCCAAATGATAGTTCTTTACCTAAAGTTTTAAATTTACTGAAAGAAAATAATATAAAAGCGACATTTTTCTTTATAGGAAAAGATATCCCTTCCAAAAAGAAAGAGGTAGAAAGAGCTTATAAAGAGGAGCATTTAATTTTAAATCATAGTTATAGTCATGGAAATTTTGGAAATTCTTCTAAAGAAGCTGTAAGAACTGAAATTAAAGAGACTAATGATATAATTAAAGAGATCTTAGGAGTTGAACCAGCCTTGTATAGACCACCATATGGAATTATTACTGAAAATGTAAAAAAAGCAGTAGAAGAATTAGATATGAATATTGTTTTATGGAATGTTGATGGAGAAGATTGGAACGCTAAAAGAAAACTAGATGAAGTTATAACTACTCAAGAAAAAGAAACAAAAAATGGAAGCATTATACTTATGCATACCCAGCCTGATAAAACAACATCTTACGAAGCGTTGAAAAAATTGATTCCTTATTATAAAAATAAAGGGTTTGAGTTCGTAAATTTAGAAGAACTGTTAAATATAAAAGCATATAAATGA
- a CDS encoding LysE family translocator, producing the protein MLISILNTKKVERTKIMLLSFIFSSLIIAATPGIATIYVLNNSASLGRKEGILSALGIMTGGMIYNIIAAAGLSSLLYVFPSLLSVIKIIGGLYLLYVGIISLKNKDINNLENTKVVKNNCYLRGVITNLANPKILLFFVTFIPQFVIDTQNYGKEALILGSIYLIVEIIWFVCLASFVSHFIKNIKGNFQKYMNYVSSGVYLAMGSLLIISL; encoded by the coding sequence ATGTTGATATCAATATTAAATACAAAAAAAGTAGAAAGGACTAAAATTATGTTACTAAGTTTTATATTTTCATCACTAATCATTGCAGCAACACCAGGGATTGCAACAATTTATGTTTTAAACAATTCAGCTTCTTTAGGAAGAAAAGAAGGAATTTTATCAGCATTAGGAATTATGACAGGAGGAATGATTTACAATATAATTGCTGCTGCTGGACTTTCATCATTATTATATGTTTTTCCAAGCTTATTAAGTGTTATAAAAATTATAGGAGGTTTATATTTACTTTATGTAGGTATTATAAGTTTAAAAAATAAAGATATAAATAATTTAGAAAATACTAAAGTAGTAAAAAATAATTGCTATCTTAGAGGTGTTATTACAAATTTAGCTAATCCTAAAATCTTATTATTTTTTGTTACTTTCATCCCTCAATTTGTGATAGACACACAAAACTATGGAAAAGAAGCTCTAATATTGGGAAGTATTTATTTAATAGTTGAGATTATCTGGTTTGTATGTTTAGCTAGTTTTGTATCGCATTTTATAAAAAATATTAAAGGAAATTTTCAAAAGTATATGAATTATGTTTCAAGTGGTGTTTATTTAGCTATGGGTTCATTATTAATAATAAGTTTATAA
- a CDS encoding GGDEF domain-containing protein has translation MLEELQSIFNTLSTGVVVLNNKAEVKFLNQYMTSVIKKKKLNTLHLGELFGNLFTCIHTEENSQKCGETKNCPECPLRNSLENVSKALQIVVFEKEFYLTEEKQKLKKFFGISMKPILNSLEGEVLIEVFPIKHDKVKEFYIYYQSIEEVNKKVYKDLLTGLYNRNFYEEKISKIYSNFNTLSVILFDIDNFKSLNDTQGHIEGDRILKELSEIIRKNTNGESYGIRMGGDEFLILLKENKENALNIAKSILEDFKKLNKSISAGLVEKNVNLMDIKELYKKADMALYTAKKNGKGTIVVSY, from the coding sequence ATGCTAGAAGAGTTACAGTCAATTTTTAATACTCTTTCAACAGGAGTTGTAGTTTTAAATAATAAAGCGGAAGTAAAATTTTTAAATCAATATATGACAAGTGTTATAAAGAAAAAAAAATTAAATACTTTACATTTAGGAGAACTTTTTGGAAATTTATTTACTTGTATTCATACTGAAGAAAATAGTCAAAAATGTGGGGAAACAAAAAATTGTCCAGAATGTCCACTTAGAAATTCATTAGAAAATGTGTCAAAAGCGCTTCAAATAGTTGTATTTGAAAAAGAATTTTATCTTACTGAAGAGAAACAAAAATTAAAAAAATTTTTTGGAATTAGTATGAAGCCAATTCTAAATTCCTTAGAAGGTGAAGTTTTAATTGAAGTATTTCCTATAAAACATGATAAAGTTAAAGAATTTTATATTTATTATCAAAGTATAGAAGAGGTAAATAAAAAAGTCTATAAAGATCTTTTAACTGGTCTTTATAATAGAAATTTTTATGAAGAAAAAATATCAAAAATATACTCTAATTTTAACACTTTAAGTGTTATTTTATTTGATATAGATAACTTTAAAAGTTTAAATGATACACAAGGTCATATAGAAGGAGATCGTATTTTAAAAGAACTTTCTGAGATAATAAGGAAGAATACTAATGGTGAAAGTTATGGAATAAGAATGGGTGGAGATGAATTTCTAATATTGCTTAAAGAGAATAAAGAAAATGCATTAAACATAGCCAAATCTATTTTAGAAGATTTTAAAAAATTGAATAAAAGTATAAGTGCGGGATTAGTAGAAAAAAATGTGAATTTAATGGATATAAAAGAACTATATAAAAAAGCTGATATGGCTCTTTATACTGCAAAAAAAAATGGAAAGGGAACTATCGTAGTAAGTTATTAA
- a CDS encoding DEAD/DEAH box helicase: MNFKEFNLKKEIMAQIEAVGYKEATPIQSQAIPTILEGIDLLGLAKTGTGKTAAFVLPILEKIATTKGKGKGVRALIIAPTRELAEQINSTVLQLGKQINIKSLTVYGGTSVKKQADALKTGVDIVVGCPGRILDHINQGNLGLTRLEFLVLDEADHMLDMGFLKDIEKIVKYTPKKKQTLFFSATMPKEIKTLAFKVLQKNHKTVEIEYKDPVKLIEHELYYIDHDDKKAKLLELLDNSEIESVIVFTNGKHKARHLSKTLENKGLKAVNFQGNLSQNQRDAALSGFRSGEYNILVATDIAARGLDIPQVTHVINFDLPKTAEAFTHRSGRTGRANKSGKVISFSSIDDKKILTEILKVNKIEFTQIHGNEKSLSKKPIKVYNENNKKNFNTNKKSDKAPNKFNSNRKKI, encoded by the coding sequence ATGAATTTTAAAGAATTTAATTTAAAGAAAGAAATAATGGCACAAATAGAAGCTGTTGGATATAAAGAAGCTACACCTATTCAAAGCCAAGCTATTCCTACGATATTAGAGGGAATTGACCTTTTAGGACTAGCAAAAACTGGAACAGGAAAAACTGCTGCATTTGTTTTACCAATTTTAGAAAAAATAGCAACAACAAAAGGTAAAGGTAAAGGAGTAAGAGCTCTTATAATAGCTCCTACAAGAGAGTTAGCTGAACAAATTAATAGTACTGTATTACAGCTTGGAAAACAAATTAATATTAAAAGTTTAACTGTTTATGGTGGAACATCAGTAAAAAAACAAGCGGACGCTTTAAAGACAGGAGTTGATATTGTTGTAGGTTGTCCAGGAAGAATATTAGACCATATAAATCAAGGCAATTTAGGACTTACGAGACTTGAATTCTTAGTACTTGATGAAGCAGATCATATGTTAGATATGGGATTTTTAAAAGATATTGAAAAAATTGTGAAATACACACCTAAAAAAAAGCAAACTCTTTTCTTTTCAGCTACAATGCCTAAAGAAATAAAAACACTTGCATTTAAAGTTTTACAAAAAAACCACAAAACTGTTGAAATTGAATATAAAGATCCTGTTAAGTTAATAGAGCATGAATTATATTATATAGATCACGATGATAAAAAAGCTAAACTCTTAGAATTATTAGATAATTCAGAAATTGAATCAGTTATTGTTTTTACAAACGGGAAACATAAAGCTAGACATCTTAGTAAAACATTAGAAAATAAAGGATTAAAAGCTGTAAACTTCCAAGGTAACTTATCTCAAAATCAAAGAGATGCAGCTTTATCAGGCTTTAGAAGTGGAGAATATAATATACTTGTGGCAACAGATATCGCTGCGAGAGGACTCGATATACCTCAAGTTACTCATGTTATAAATTTTGATTTACCTAAAACAGCTGAAGCTTTTACACACAGAAGTGGAAGAACAGGAAGGGCAAATAAAAGTGGAAAAGTTATATCATTCTCTTCAATAGATGATAAAAAAATATTAACAGAAATTTTAAAAGTAAATAAAATAGAATTTACTCAAATTCATGGTAATGAGAAATCATTATCAAAAAAACCGATAAAAGTATATAATGAAAATAACAAGAAAAATTTTAATACTAATAAAAAATCAGACAAGGCTCCAAATAAATTTAATTCAAACAGAAAAAAAATATAA